One genomic window of Meles meles chromosome 15, mMelMel3.1 paternal haplotype, whole genome shotgun sequence includes the following:
- the LOC123925851 gene encoding dnaJ homolog subfamily A member 1 produces the protein MVKETTYYDVLGVKPNATQEELKKAYRKLALKYHPDKNPNEGEKFKQISQAYEVLSDAKKRELYDKGGEQAIKEGGAGGGFGSPMDIFDMFFGGGGRMQRERRGKNVVHQLSVTLEDLYNGATRKLALQKNVICDKCEGRGGKKGAVECCPNCRGTGMQIRIHQIGPGMVQQIQSVCMECQGHGERISPKDRCKSCNGRKIVREKKILEVHIDKGMKDGQKITFHGEGDQEPGLEPGDIIIVLDQKDHAVFTRRGEDLFMCMDIQLVEALCGFQKPISTLDNRTIVITSHPGQIVKHGDIKCVLNEGMPIYRRPYEKGRLIIEFKVNFPENGFLSPDKLSLLEKLLPERKEVEETDEMDQVELVDFDPNQERRRHYNGEAYEDDEHHPRGGVQCQTS, from the coding sequence ATGGTGAAAGAAACCACTTACTATGATGTTTTGGGGGTCAAACCCAATGCCAcccaagaagaactgaaaaaggcCTACAGGAAACTGGCCTTGAAGTACCACCCTGATAAGAATCCAAATGAAGGAGAGAAGTTTAAACAGATTTCTCAAGCTTATGAAGTACTCTCTGatgcaaagaaaagggaattatATGACAAAGGAGGTGAACAGGCAATTAAAGAAGGTGGAGCTGGTGGTGGTTTTGGCTCCCCCATGGACATCTTTGATATGTtttttggaggaggaggaagaatgcagagagaaaggagaggtaaAAATGTTGTGCATCAGCTCTCAGTAACCTTAGAAGATTTATACAATGGTGCAACAAGAAAACTAGCACTGCAGAAGAATGTGATTTGCGATAAATGTGAAGGCCGAGGTGGTAAGAAAGGAGCAGTTGAGTGTTGTCCCAATTGTCGAGGTACTGGAATGCAAATAAGAATTCATCAGATAGGACCTGGCATGGTTCAGCAAATTCAGTCTGTGTGCATGGAGTGCCAGGGCCATGGGGAACGGATCAGTCCTAAAGATAGATGTAAAAGCTGCAATGGAAGGAAGATAGTTCGAGAGAAGAAGATTCTAGAAGTTCATATTGACAAAGGCATGAAAGATGGCCAGAAGATAACATTCCATGGTGAAGGAGACCAAGAACCAGGACTGGAACCAGGAGATATTATCATTGTTTTAGATCAGAAGGACCATGCTGTTTTTACTCGGCGAGGAGAAGACCTTTTCATGTGTATGGACATACAGCTGGTTGAAGCACTGTGCGGTTTTCAGAAGCCAATATCTACTCTTGACAACCGAACCATTGTCATCACCTCTCATCCAGGTCAAATTGTCAAGCATGGAGATATCAAGTGTGTGCTAAATGAAGGCATGCCAATTTATCGTAGACCATATGAGAAGGGTCGCCTCATCATCGAATTTAAGGTAAACTTTCCTGAGAATGGCTTTCTGTCTCCTGATAAACTCTCTTTGCTGGAAAAACTCCTACCTGAGAGGAAGGAAGTAGAAGAGACTGATGAAATGGACCAGGTAGAACTGGTGGACTTTGATCCAAATCAGGAAAGACGGCGCCATTACAATGGGGAAGCATATGAGGATGATGAACATCATCCCAGGGGTGGTGTTCAGTGTCAGACCTCTTAA